One genomic segment of Garra rufa chromosome 13, GarRuf1.0, whole genome shotgun sequence includes these proteins:
- the LOC141283327 gene encoding protein turtle homolog B-like, with the protein MRERFYLFFLMLHFTTGCVVSDEKRTVIVTGYTGGSVVLPCSCAHPQSTTFTWEFAKGNRWIPVFEDEKYSSRSVLFHEHSPTNLSLLITDLRTNDQGYYSCKTEPNTFTYVRLEVKGCNLVQNSWMFYVTGYSGGSVVLPCSCTELLAKPENIQWIFFIGNKYKQIYPNEQIESHKNRVKLFNPNTPGNLSLQISALTTDDRGVYKCIVSSLQVVSFRLTVLHAEEKPRVHIISLTTHQPSHQTQELPPLQQSHHTPQYIYILVTVFPVVLLLAFLALSSRYGKDEVSCSDAVCVKTSSPTAHAQNDTLELPEYVNVNAKHA; encoded by the exons ATGAGGGAGCGTTTTTATCTTTTCTTCCTTATGCTTCATTTCACCACAG GCTGTGTTGTGTCAGATGAGAAGCGGACAGTAATAGTAACAGGATACACAGGTGGTTCAGTTGTGCTGCCCTGCTCCTGTGCTCACCCTCAGTCTACAACATTTACCTGGGAGTTTGCGAAGGGAAATCGATGGATTCCAGTATTTGAAGATGAGAAATACAGTAGCAGAAGTGTGCTGTTTCATGAACATTCTCCAACAAATCTGTCTCTTCTCATTACTGACCTTAGAACAAATGACCAGGGCTACTACAGCTGTAAGACTGAACCAAATACTTTTACATATGTTCGCTTAGAAGTTAAAG GGTGTAATTTGGTTCAGAACAGCTGGATGTTTTATGTGACTGGATATTCAGGAGGGTCTGTGGTTCTGCCCTGTTCCTGCACTGAACTACTGGCTAAACCTGAAAACATACAATGGATATTTTTTATTGGAAATAAATATAAGCAAATTTACCCAAATGAACAGATTGAGAGTCACAAGAACAGAGTCAAACTGTTCAATCCAAACACTCCAGGAAATCTTTCTCTACAAATATCAGCACTGACCACAGACGACCGAGGAGTCTATAAGTGTATTGTTTCGTCTCTACAAGTTGTCTCCTTCAGACTTACTGTACTTCATGCTGAAG AGAAACCACGTGTCCATATTATTAGTTTAACAACACATCAACCGTCACACCAAACACAAGAACTTCCACCACTTCAACAATCCCATCACACACCACAAT ATATTTACATTTTAGTGACTGTGTTTCCTGTAGTACTGTTACTGGCATTTCTGGCATTATCTTCTAGATATGGAAAG GATGAAGTGTCATGTTCTGATGCTGTCTGTGTTAAAACCTCATCTCCAACAGCTCATGCACAGAATGACACATTAGAGCTCCCTGAGTATGTTAATGTCAATGCTAAACATGCTTGA
- the LOC141283333 gene encoding tripartite motif-containing protein 16-like has product MIDLNWQKRSLVGTPHFLNKVADVSIRTSGKHQASCPVRQDLLKNPVTCNCGQSFCSSFVLSPKGSHSCPQCGEMFTPKPRTSIKVDDLLERMKKVELPSSNHRSDPSFAEPGDVECDECTGRKLKAVKSCLMCLASFCESHLIPHTTVQYLKRHKLIEASSYLKENTCSQHDKLNEFYCRTDQKCICALCALNEHKGHDTVEADTERTGKQTEIAEKRREVQQRIKDKQKELDELKQFLDALKCSAQTALEENEKIFIHLIHTIEKTRSEVAELIRVQEKMEHSRVAQLHEQLEKEIAELHKRDAELQKLLNTDNNVYFLQHFRSLSLLSASVNSPSLAVSQHIKPDLVRKSLSDLNMELQKFGKEEYKIISNVTNFQLRFPSEPKTSEDCLQYYQKFTLDITTAHNELRISENNREATCRETIRPYIQHPNRFDFWPQVLCRESVSGHCYWEVEWEKGIYGVYVAVSYKGVGRKGHDRVHWFGHNSQSWSLECSPTPCIWHDNNKTEIYGPLSSKIGVYVDYKAGTLCFYDISDKMTLLHRVQTTFSQPLYPGFWFSMSSSVTLCDL; this is encoded by the exons ATGATTGACTTGAACTGGCAAAA GAGGAGCCTGGTTGGTACACCCCACTTTCTCAATAAAGTAGCAGACGTCAGTATTAGGACATCAGGAAAACACCAGGCCAGCTGTCCAGTCCGTCAAGATCTACTGAAAAATCCAGTGACTTGTAACTGTGGACAGAGTTTCTGTTCGTCATTTGTTCTCAGTCCAAAGGGATCTcacagctgtcctcagtgtggagaGATGTTCACTCCAAAGCCACGCACATCCATCAAGGTAGATGATCTGTTGGAGAGAATGAAAAAAGTGGAGCTACCTTCTTCGAACCATCGTTCGGATCCAAGCTTTGCTGAACCTGGAGACGTAGAGTGTGACGAATGCACTGGAAGAAAACTCAAAGCCGTCAAGTCTTGTTTAATGTGCCTGGCTTCCTTCTGTGAAAGTCATCTAATACCTCACACCACAGTGCAATATCTGAAGAGACACAAGCTGATCGAAGCCTCCTCATACCTAAAGGAAAACACCTGTTCACAACATGACAAACTCAATGAGTTCTATTGCCGCACAGATCAGAAATGTATCTGTGCTTTGTGCGCGTTAAATGAACACAAAGGACATGATACAGTTGAAGCTGATACAGAAAGGACAGGAAAACAG ACTGAGATTGCAGAAAAGCGAAGGGAAGTACAGCAAAGAATCAAGGACAAACAGAAAGAGCTGGATGAGCTGAAACAGTTTTTGGATGCACTAAAG TGCTCTGCACAGACTGCATTAGAGGAAAATGAGAAGATCTTCATTCATCTGATCCACACTATTGAGAAAACACGCTCTGAGGTAGCAGAGCTGATCAGAGTTCAAGAAAAGATGGAACACAGTCGAGTTGCGCAGCTTCATGAGCAGCTGGAgaaggagatcgctgagctccaCAAGAGAGATGCTGAGCTACAGAAGCTTTTAAACACAGATAACAATGTTTATTTCCTACAG CATTTCCGGTCTCTTTCTTTACTTTCTGCATCTGTGAACTCGCCCAGCTTAGCTGTCAGTCAGCATATTAAACCTGATCTTGTGAGGAAATCTCTTTCTGATCTTAACATGGAATTGCAGAAATTTGGCAAGGAGGAGTACAAAATCATTTCAAATG TTACAAATTTTCAGTTGAGATTTCCATCTGAGCCAAAAACCAGTGAGGATTGTCTACAAT ATTATCAGAAGTTTACGCTGGACATCACCACTGCACACAATGAACTCAGAATTTCTGAAAACAACAGAGAAGCAACATGCCGCGAGACAATCCGACCGTATATTCAGCATCCGAACAGATTTGATTTCTGGCCCCAGGTGCTGTGCAGAGAAAGTGTGAGTGGACACTGTTACTGGGAAGTTGAATGGGAAAAAGGAATATATGGGGTCTATGTTGCTGTTTCATATAAAGGGGTGGGAAGAAAAGGACATGATCGTGTGCATTGGTTTGGACACAACAGTCAGTCCTGGAGTCTGGAGTGTTCTCCAACTCCTTGTATCTGGCATGACAACAATAAAACTGAAATCTATGGCCCTTTATCCTCTAAAATAGGGGTGTATGTTGACTACAAAGCAGGAACTCTTTGCTTTTATGACATTTCTGACAAGATGACCCTCTTACACAGAGTCCAGACCACATTCTCACAGCCTCTCTATCCTGGGTTTTGGTTCAGTATGTCTTCCTCAGTAACACTGTGCGACCTATGA
- the LOC141283328 gene encoding polymeric immunoglobulin receptor-like, giving the protein MRDHFYLFIFMLHFSTGCIVSDQQQTVITKGYTSGSVVLPCSCAHPQSTATTFTWQFQNSNNRWIPVFEDEKYSGRRVLFNEHSPTNLSLLITDLKMNDRGYYKCLTEPNTFTYVYIEVKGCDLVENRKTVEVSGYSGESVVLPCSCTELLAKPEHIQWTYFIQNKYTEIYPNEQIESHKNRVKLFNPNTPGNLSLQISALTTDDQGDYQCFVSSQQVVSFRLTVLHAEEKPHDPTISLTTHQPSHQPQDSSTTSQLQPTPQPYIPQYIFILLGVFFSVLLLALLAFIGWRCRGGRNDKEVTTDAEEQKREQDNQDDVTYCAVVHVKTPSKPAHTHNDPEEFTEYAPINVKR; this is encoded by the exons ATGAGGGACCACTTTTATCTTTTCATCTTTATGCTGCATTTCAGTACAG GCTGTATTGTGTCAGATCAGCAGCAAACAGTAATAACAAAAGGATACACAAGTGGTTCAGTTGTGCTGCCCTGCTCCTGTGCTCATCCTCAGTCTACAGCCACAACATTTACCTGGCAGTTTCAAAACAGTAACAATCGATGGATTCCAGTATTTGAAGATGAGAAATACAGCGGCAGACGTGTGCTGTTTAATGAACATTCTCCAACAAATCTGTCTCTTCTCATTACTGACCTCAAAATGAATGACCGGGGCTACTATAAGTGTCTGACTGaaccaaatacatttacatatgtaTACATAGAAGTAAAAG GGTGTGATTTGGTTGAGAACAGAAAGACAGTTGAAGTGTCTGGATATTCAGGAGAGTCTGTGGTTCTGCCCTGTTCCTGCACTGAACTACTGGCTAAACCTGAACACATACAATGGACATATTTTATACAAAACAAATATACAGAAATCTACCCAAATGAACAGATTGAGAGTCACAAGAACAGAGTCAAACTGTTCAATCCAAACACTCCAGGAAATCTTTCTCTACAAATATCAGCACTGACCACAGACGACCAAGGAGACTATCAATGTTTTGTCTCGTCTCAACAAGTAGTCTCCTTCAGACTTACTGTACTTCATGCTGAAG AAAAACCTCATGACCCCACAATCAGTTTAACAACACATCAACCTTCACACCAACCCCAAGACTCCTCCACAACTTCACAACTTCAACCGACTCCACAACCATATATACCTCAAT ATATTTTCATTCTACTGGGAGTGTTTTTCTCAGTGCTTTTACTGGCGTTACTGGCATTTATAGGCTGGAGATGTAGAG GAGGTAGAAATGATAAAGAGGTGACCACTGATGCtgaagagcaaaagagagaaCAAGACAATCAG gaTGATGTGACATATTGTGCTGTAGTTCATGTTAAAACACCATCCAAACCAGCTCACACACACAACGACCCAGAAGAGTTCACAGAGTACGCTCCTATCAATGTTAAACGCTAA
- the LOC141283334 gene encoding uncharacterized protein yields the protein MRDRLYLFFFMFHFTTGCIISYVKQTVDITGYTGASVVLPCSCAHPQSTATTFSWEFQDSDNRWIPVFEDEKYSSRRVLFNERSPTNLSLLISDLRMNDQGYYSCKTEPNIITYVNLKVKGCDLVENRKTVKVSGYSGESVVLPCSCTELLAKPEQIKWTYFIQNEYKEIYPNEQTESYKNRVKLFNPNTPGNLSLQISATTDDRVEYQCFVSSQQVVFFRLTVLHAEDKPRVHIISLTTHQPSPSHQTQELPPAQQSHHTPQCVKTIFLLFLQDEVAFSNVVYVKTSSTAAHAQNVAGYVNTSAKQT from the exons ATGAGGGACCGTTTATATCTTTTCTTCTTTATGTTTCATTTCACTACAG GCTGTATTATTTCATATGTGAAGCAGACAGTAGACATAACAGGATACACAGGTGCTTCAGTTGTGCTGCCCTGCTCCTGTGCTCACCCTCAGTCTACAGCCACAACATTCAGCTGGGAGTTTCAAGACAGTGACAATCGATGGATTCCAGTATTTGAAGATGAGAAATACAGCAGCCGACGTGTGCTGTTTAATGAACGTTCTCCAACAAATCTGTCTCTTCTCATTTCTGACCTCAGAATGAACGACCAGGGCTACTATAGCTGTAAGACTGAACCAAATATTATTACATATGTTAACTTAAAAGTTAAAG GGTGTGATTTGGTTGAGAACAGAAAGACAGTTAAAGTGTCTGGATATTCAGGAGAGTCTGTGGTTCTGCCCTGTTCCTGCACTGAACTACTGGCTAAACCTGAACAGATAAAATGGACATATTTTATACAAAATGAATATAAAGAAATTTACCCAAATGAACAGACTGAGAGTTACAAGAACAGAGTCAAACTGTTCAATCCAAACACTCCAGGAAATCTTTCTCTACAAATATCAGCGACCACAGACGACCGAGTAGAATATCAGTGTTTTGTCTCGTCTCAGCAAGTAGTCTTCTTCAGACTTACTGTACTTCATGCTGAAG ATAAACCACGTGTCCATATAATCAGTTTAACAACACATCAACCTTCTCCGTCACACCAAACACAAGAACTTCCACCAGCTCAACAATCCCATCACACACCACAAT GTGTGAAGACAATCTTTTTGCTCTTTCTTCAGGATGAAGTGGCATTTTCCAATGTAGTCTATGTTAAAACCTCATCTACAGCAGCTCATGCACAGAATGTGGCTGGATATGTCAACACCAGTGCTAAACAAACTTAA
- the LOC141283331 gene encoding uncharacterized protein, translating into MRDHFYLFIFMLHFSTGCIVSNEQTIFITGYTGASVVLPCSCAHPQSTATTFSWEFQYSDNRLIPVFEDEKYSGRRELFNERSPTNLSLLITDLRMNDQGYYRCTTEPNIITYVNLKVKGCDLVKNRRTVAVSGYSGGSVVLPCSCTELLAKPEHIQWTYFVENYYKEIYPNHQIESHKNRVKLFNPNTPGNLSLQISALTTDDRGVYQCFVSSQQLVYFRLTVLHAEG; encoded by the exons ATGAGGGACCACTTTTACCTTTTCATCTTCATGCTTCATTTCAGTACAG GCTGTATTGTTTCAAATGAGCAGACAATATTTATAACAGGATACACAGGTGCTTCAGTTGTGCTGCCCTGCTCCTGTGCTCACCCTCAGTCTACAGCCACAACATTCAGCTGGGAGTTTCAATACAGTGACAATCGATTGATTCCAGTATTTGAAGATGAGAAATACAGCGGCAGACGTGAGCTGTTTAATGAACGTTCTCCAACAAATCTGTCTCTTCTCATTACTGACCTCAGAATGAACGACCAGGGCTACTATAGGTGTACGACTGAACCAAATATTATTACATATGTTAACTTAAAAGTTAAAG GGTGTGATTTGGTTAAGAACAGAAGGACAGTTGCAGTGTCTGGATATTCAGGAGGGTCTGTGGTTCTGCCCTGTTCCTGCACTGAACTACTGGCTAAACCTGAACACATACAATGGACATATTTTGTAGAAAATTATTATAAAGAAATTTACCCAAATCATCAGATTGAGAGTCACAAGAACAGAGTCAAACTGTTCAATCCAAACACTCCAGGAAATCTTTCTCTACAAATATCAGCACTGACCACAGACGACCGAGGAGTCTATCAGTGTTTTGTCTCGTCTCAGCAACTAGTCTACTTCAGACTTACTGTACTTCATGCTGAAG gaTGA
- the LOC141283325 gene encoding uncharacterized protein, which yields MCTSTVTTQHFHCSPDQTNKGFGPSVPQHTKHKEHTEGNESNKFVSAREHLSGSLHAVPSLSARWRHCITYERSGRISSPKLLSGLCGVSNESGRSLAVSVSSRMGDSYYNEGVQTSVCHKAPSFQRSYLFSHGRELRSHSERRNLRSSREGGGASGTTALKQSGVLLPLFPSPEEGRFSPPYSGSQSVEQTSQEIQFQNVEPLLSFKIRKSHCVFYSDRSERCLFPHKHLSSTQKIPSFRLPRRLLRVHSSSFRALTQPEDVLSVCGGRTRSAESSGTQNPDVHRRLADFSRFERGSDTKHCPCARSHHSARLQSEREQEQSHSFAECDFSGAGAELYNNARTALATAHSLSSEMPLAFQRRGEGTVSHMSQTTGSYGFGCPCPAFRPAENEGVHEVGFISSSQPITRSLPLCLGDARLHCSAAPLEECGVLRSWNSPRGNHDAQSCDDRCLLNRVGCHTGGQNSERCVAKHTSLSPHKLFGAPHGLESSESLSAPPARASRAGALRQHHSRGLYQPSRGDALFKAPCSSSQAVSMEQATLPVVTGDSRPRRSEQRSRPSIEGEPTLWGLAPPPSDSGATVEEIRSGDRRSLRLARKRPVPYVLLATGRGRPPRRGRTGPSMAQSASLRISSAIVNSAHSGQGERTEPDAHSDSTQMAQISMAGTDNSSSVCTAVATPATHRPPVSSERGDLPSPPRQGGSMGLARERANLNTLGLPPRVVATIQNARASSTRSLYNCKWRVFEQWCDERQLIAYQCSFTAILSFLQDLIDGGRSFSTIKVYLAAIAACHVGFDGTTVGQHPLIRRFMKGARRSLPVTKKVIPEWDLSMVLGVLSQYPFEPLGDISLKLLSLKTALLLALASAKRVSDLHALSVHSSCTKFSINGDKVFLRPNPAFMPKCFPAFACEVIQLSAFHPPPFSSSEDKRLNALCPVRSLRVYIDRTSAFRRSDQLFISWAPPNTGNPISKQRLSHWLVEAISLAYESKGVRPPEGLRAHSTRGVAASWALFNGVSLQDICAAASWASPHTFVSYYRLDVTQTPVAHSVLGVGSSLGCALGPLTP from the coding sequence ATGTGCACAAGCACTGTCACCACACAGCACTTTCATTGTTCCCCAGaccaaacaaataaaggcttcggCCCCAGTGTTCCCcaacacacaaaacacaaagaaCACACTGAAGGAAACGAATCTAATAAATTCGTTTCAGCGAGAGAACATCTCTCCGGTTCCCTGCACGCCGTCCCTAGTCTGTCCGCTAGATGGCGCCATTGCATCACATATGAGCGATCCGGGCGTATTAGCAGCCCAAAGCTGCTCTCCGGTTTGTGTGGGGTCTCTAATGAATCAGGTCGCAGCCTGGCGGTCAGTGTCAGCTCCCGAATGGGTGATTCGTACTATAATGAAGGGGTACAGACTTCAGTTTGCCACAAAGCCCCCTCTTTTCAACGGAGTTATCTCTTCTCACACGGAAGAGAGCTCCGCTCACATTCTGAAAGACGAAATCTCCGCTCTTCTCGAGAAGGGGGCGGTGCAAGTGGTACCACAGCACTCAAGCAGTCAGGGGTTTTACTCCCGTTATTTCCTAGTCCCGAAGAAGGACGGTTCTCTCCGCCCTATTCTGGATCTCAGAGTGTTGAACAAACATCTCAGGAAATACAATTTCAGAATGTTGAGCCACTCCTCTCTTTTAAGATCCGTAAATCACACTGCGTTTTTTACAGTGATCGATCTGAAAGATGCCTTTTTCCACATAAGCATCTATCCTCCACACAGAAAATTCCTTCGTTTCGCCTACCAAGGCGTTTGTTACGAGTTCACAGTTCTTCCTTTCGGGCTCTCACTCAGCCCGAGGACGTTCTGTCTGTGTGTGGAGGCAGGACTCGCTCCGCTGAGAGCAGCGGGACTCAGAATCCTGACGTACatagacgattggctgattttagccgaTTCGAGAGAGGAAGCGATACAAAGCACTGCCCGTGTGCTCGCTCACATCACAGCGCTCGGCTTCAGAGTGAACGTGAGCAAGAGCAATCTCACTCCTTCGCAGAATGTGATTTTTCTGGGGCTGGAGCTGAACTCTATAACAATGCGCGCACGGCTCTCGCAACAGCGCACTCTCTCTCTTCTGAAATGCCTCTCGCTTTTCAGAGAAGGGGCGAGGGTACAGTATCGCACATGTCTCAGACTACAGGGTCTTATGGCTTCGGCTGTCCATGTCCTGCCTTTAGGCCTGCTGAGAATGAGGGCGTTCATGAAGTGGGTTTTATCTCTTCATCTCAGCCCATTACGCGATCTCTGCCGCTCTGTCTCGGTGACGCGCGCTTGCACTGCAGCGCTGCGCCACTGGAGGAATGTGGAGTTTTACGCTCATGGAACTCCCCTCGGGGCAATCATGATGCGCAAAGTTGTGACGACAGATGCCTCCTTAACAGGGTGGGGTGCCACACAGGAGGGCAGAACAGTGAACGGTGTGTGGCCAAACACACTTCACTCAGCCCACATAAATTATTTGGAGCTCCTCACGGTTTGGAAAGCTCTGAATCACTTTCTGCCCCGCCTGCAAGGGCATCACGTGCTGGTGCGTTGCGACAACACCACAGccgtggcttatatcaaccgtcAAGGGGGGATGCGCTCTTCAAAGCTCCATGCTCTAGCTCACAGGCTGTTAGTATGGAGCAGGCGACACTTCCTGTCGTTACGGGCGACTCACGTCCCAGGCGTTCTGAACAGAGGAGCAGACCTTCTATCGAGGGGGAACCCACTCTATGGGGATTGGCGCCTCCACCCTCAGATAGTGGGGCTACTGTGGAGGAGATTCGGTCAGGCGACCGTCGATCTCTTCGCCTCGCACGAAAACGCCCAGTGCCCTATGTTCTTCTCGCTACGGGACGAGGACGCCCCCCTCGGCGTGGACGCACTGGCCCATCCATGGCCCAAAGTGCTTCTCTACGCATTTCCTCCGCTATCGTTAATAGCGCCCACTCTGGCCAGGGTGAAAGAACGGAGCCTGACGCTCATTCTGATAGCACCCAGATGGCCCAAATCTCCATGGCTGGCACAGATAATTCCTCTTCTGTATGCACAGCCGTGGCCACTCCCGCTACGCACAGACCTCCTGTCTCAAGCGAACGGGGAGATCTACCATCCCCACCCAGACAGGGTGGCTCTATGGGCCTGGCCCGTGAGAGGGCGAACTTAAACACGTTGGGGCTCCCCCCACGTGTTGTCGCTACCATTCAGAATGCCAGAGCCTCCTCCACACGCTCTCTTTACAACTGCAAGTGGCGTGTTTTTGAGCAGTGGTGCGATGAGCGCCAGCTGATAGCGTATCAGTGCTCATTCACTGCTATTTTGAGCTTTTTGCAAGACCTTATCGATGGTGGAAGATCTTTTTCCACTATTAAGGTTTACTTGGCGGCTATCGCCGCATGTCATGTTGGGTTCGATGGCACGACAGTGGGGCAACACCCCCTCATTCGTAGATTTATGAAAGGCGCCCGCCGCTCCCTTCCAGTCACTAAAAAAGTGATTCCAGAATGGGACCTCTCCATGGTGCTGGGGGTCTTGTCTCAATACCCTTTTGAACCGCTGGGAGACATTTCTCTTAAGCttctgtctcttaagacagcTCTGCTCCTGGCACTGGCATCAGCCAAACGTGTCAGTGACTTGCATGCACTCTCAGTCCATTCCTCATGCACTAAATTCTCCATCAATGGAGATAAGGTCTTTCTAAGGCCTAACCCAGCCTTTATGCCAAAATGCTTCCCAGCATTTGCGTGTGAGGTGATTCAGCTTTCCGCTTTTCATCCTCCTCCTTTCTCCTCTTCAGAGGATAAGAGGCTGAACGCTTTATGTCCTGTTCGCTCTTTACGGGTTTACATTGACAGGACCAGCGCTTTCAGAAGGAGCGACCAGCTCTTCATTTCTTGGGCCCCCCCTAACACAGGGAATCCCATTTCTAAGCAACGCCTCTCTCATTGGCTTGTGGAAGCCATCTCCTTGGCATATGAATCTAAGGGAGTGCGTCCTCCAGAGGGCCTCAGAGCTCACTCCACTAGAGGCGTGGCAGCCTCCTGGGCTCTGTTTAACGGGGTTTCCTTGCAGGACATTTGTGCCGCTGCAAGCTGGGCCTCACCACATACATTTGTCAGTTACTACCGGCTGGATGTCACCCAGACCCCGGTAGCTCATTCTGTTTTAGGTGTGGGTTCTTCGTTGGGTTGCGCCCTCGGACCCTTAACACCTTAG
- the LOC141283326 gene encoding glycoprotein integral membrane protein 1-like has translation MHSSSRSKFSGIPRESDVFVTNASIPHTVEDQVLNTTSHYLLKHAETTQEEIAAPGKLPETPLRMDPETLYKSREEEERTSDSLLLEPPLSGSMSSYSGHK, from the exons ATGCACTCTTCATCAAGAAGCAAGTTCTCAGGCATCCCAAGAGAGAGCGATGTCTTTGTGACTAATGCGTCCATACCTCATACAG TTGAAGACCAAGTGCTTAACACCACCAGCCACTATCTCCTCAAACATGCAGAGACCACTCAGGAGGAGATCGCCGCTCCGGGGAAACTTCCTGAAACACCCTTGCGGATGGACCCTGAAACCCTGTACAAGTCCAGAGAGGAAGAGGAAAGGACTTCAGATTCCTTGCTGCTTGAGCCTCCTCTAAGTGGGTCCATGTCCTCCTACAGT ggtcacaaatag